A portion of the Paenibacillus hamazuiensis genome contains these proteins:
- a CDS encoding PqqD family protein, protein MSTQFVRSMNVEAMQVEEEWLILNADQYTVTKLNEAGGICWALLKEPNTIDSLALELQKHYDITAEEAKEDVMTFLSQLSQLGLIEYAS, encoded by the coding sequence ATGAGCACACAATTTGTACGAAGCATGAACGTGGAAGCGATGCAGGTGGAAGAAGAATGGCTTATTCTTAACGCGGATCAGTATACGGTCACCAAACTGAATGAAGCCGGCGGAATATGCTGGGCGCTGCTGAAGGAACCGAACACCATAGATTCTCTCGCCTTGGAACTCCAGAAGCATTACGACATTACGGCGGAAGAAGCGAAAGAGGATGTCATGACGTTTTTATCGCAGCTTTCGCAGCTCGGGCTTATCGAATATGCAAGCTAA
- a CDS encoding nucleotidyltransferase family protein translates to MIISFLQSLYDPTISLSWKEQQYEQVLQDIELFALSSQVYHLLNGRDNDRLPPSFMNKLRSKHMSGLHQNLFMKHKEEEAIRSLEAIGLPVIPLKGVHFAQRYFNHFAARVSSDVDLLVPLVRLDEAIECMSKLGYIYETTRDHHARMPDKNGLMMELHWTLDKQHWSDLHVEPFWQKAESLNGYRFVKQLSDLHTFYFICLHGARHQMDSLRYILDVVQMIHRCGPRLDYRELTAQAAQDKTYKRIQAVLSIVYRLFPHLQELKPLPFDMIETHWNYNVIRDAKLGVRTKNYYLYKFFFKHLIFDTFRHQMKSLHRAY, encoded by the coding sequence ATGATCATCTCTTTTCTACAGTCATTGTATGATCCGACAATTTCGCTTTCCTGGAAAGAGCAGCAATACGAACAAGTTCTTCAGGATATTGAATTATTCGCACTTTCGTCGCAGGTTTATCACTTACTCAACGGGAGAGATAACGACCGGCTACCTCCGTCTTTTATGAATAAATTACGCAGTAAACATATGAGCGGCCTTCATCAAAATCTCTTTATGAAACATAAAGAGGAGGAAGCGATCCGAAGTCTGGAGGCGATCGGTCTCCCGGTTATTCCGCTTAAAGGGGTTCATTTTGCGCAGCGGTATTTCAATCATTTCGCCGCAAGGGTGAGCAGCGACGTTGACCTGCTTGTACCGCTGGTCCGGCTGGATGAAGCCATTGAGTGCATGTCGAAGCTGGGCTATATTTACGAAACGACCCGGGATCATCATGCGCGGATGCCGGATAAAAACGGACTGATGATGGAGCTACATTGGACGCTCGACAAGCAGCATTGGTCCGACCTGCACGTCGAACCGTTCTGGCAAAAAGCCGAAAGTTTGAACGGCTACCGGTTCGTAAAGCAGCTGTCCGATCTCCATACGTTTTATTTTATTTGTCTGCATGGAGCCAGACATCAAATGGACTCGCTTCGGTATATATTGGACGTCGTCCAAATGATTCACCGGTGCGGCCCCAGGCTGGACTACAGGGAGCTTACGGCACAGGCGGCGCAAGACAAAACATACAAGCGGATTCAGGCCGTACTTTCTATCGTTTACCGGCTATTTCCTCACCTGCAAGAGCTCAAGCCGCTTCCATTCGATATGATAGAAACGCACTGGAATTACAACGTCATCAGAGATGCCAAACTGGGAGTCCGGACGAAAAACTATTACCTATACAAGTTTTTCTTCAAGCATCTCATCTTCGATACGTTCAGGCACCAAATGAAATCGCTGCATCGGGCTTACTAA